From one Dehalobacter sp. 12DCB1 genomic stretch:
- a CDS encoding Crp/Fnr family transcriptional regulator, whose protein sequence is MENFRKCGAIVPDTFYPVPKLQDYVHLGTVKSFAKGSTVVFPGEEPHAIIYVLSGKIRVDLVFDDDRERLMYFAGMHTFVGRLFETYHNLHIIAMEDSKVCLFNEEQLARIFREDQQIIFDVIRNYLSKTSYYMRQVAEMDYFNPAVRVIRLLYELCNSKGTAGANYCEVNNDLSLTSISEITGAHYVTVSKALGYLKRHHILEKKREKIFVYDMEKLKMLTHETHIFTGHESNPIS, encoded by the coding sequence ATGGAAAACTTCAGAAAGTGTGGAGCAATTGTACCCGATACCTTTTATCCTGTTCCAAAATTACAGGACTATGTCCACTTGGGAACAGTAAAATCTTTTGCCAAGGGCAGTACAGTGGTTTTTCCGGGAGAAGAGCCACATGCAATCATTTATGTATTAAGCGGTAAGATAAGAGTTGACTTGGTTTTTGATGATGACCGGGAAAGATTAATGTATTTTGCCGGCATGCACACTTTTGTAGGCAGGTTATTTGAAACATATCATAATCTTCATATTATTGCGATGGAAGACAGCAAGGTCTGCTTATTCAATGAAGAGCAGCTTGCAAGAATTTTCCGTGAGGACCAACAAATTATTTTCGATGTGATAAGGAACTATCTCTCTAAAACATCTTATTACATGAGGCAAGTCGCCGAGATGGATTATTTTAATCCGGCAGTTCGAGTCATACGGCTGTTGTATGAACTTTGTAACTCTAAAGGTACAGCAGGGGCTAATTATTGTGAAGTAAATAATGACTTATCTTTAACGAGTATCTCAGAAATTACCGGGGCCCACTATGTAACCGTCTCCAAAGCATTAGGTTACTTAAAAAGACATCATATCCTGGAAAAAAAGAGGGAGAAAATATTTGTTTATGATATGGAAAAACTCAAAATGTTGACACATGAAACGCATATTTTTACCGGTCATGAAAGCAATCCTATTTCATGA
- a CDS encoding reductive dehalogenase — MSKNLADDRNQQQGLQMNRRKFLKAGAAAAVTMGLMGTIGATPAVAAEAAVGSSVTVNGARSKLKPTGHYGAASVKFATFNNEWLGTTKLVGEVKNISEAETGFSRAGRGLYGKESQIGRGYFIRKDPAGAAEHDTLMILATEPAVQGKVSPVKLNIPDPEQMSQNIKDFAYFLRADEVGIGKMPEFAWYSHKVTDQHALAVNDLEKALTPVTDRLPYVIVVMVDQNLETMLASTGYDQISGAQSFLGYHTTGVIAVVLANYIRNLGYNARAHHARNYKAVMTPCLISAGLGELSRTGDCSIHPRLGFRHKVAAVTTDLPLAPDQPIDFGLQDFCRVCKKCADNCPSGAITQDTEPIEYNGYLRWNSNMEICTKFRTTNKEGSSCGRCMKVCPWNTKEESWFHAAGVWIGSHGQASSKLLKGMDDMFGYGTEQIDKYKWWLEWPELWATPEKMPGLVKY; from the coding sequence ATGTCAAAAAATCTTGCTGATGATAGAAACCAACAGCAGGGCCTTCAGATGAACCGTCGCAAGTTTCTGAAGGCCGGTGCAGCGGCGGCAGTTACCATGGGACTTATGGGTACAATTGGTGCTACGCCTGCTGTTGCTGCTGAGGCTGCTGTAGGTTCAAGTGTTACCGTAAATGGCGCGAGATCTAAGCTGAAGCCGACCGGACACTATGGTGCTGCTTCGGTCAAATTTGCTACATTTAACAATGAATGGCTCGGCACGACAAAGCTCGTTGGCGAGGTCAAAAATATCAGCGAAGCAGAGACAGGATTTTCACGGGCCGGTCGTGGCTTATACGGAAAAGAGTCTCAAATTGGCAGGGGGTACTTTATTAGAAAAGATCCTGCCGGGGCAGCCGAACACGATACTTTAATGATCTTGGCAACAGAACCGGCAGTCCAAGGTAAAGTGTCTCCAGTCAAACTGAATATTCCTGATCCGGAACAAATGTCCCAGAACATCAAAGACTTTGCGTACTTCCTGCGAGCCGACGAGGTAGGAATCGGCAAAATGCCGGAATTTGCCTGGTATTCTCATAAGGTCACGGATCAGCATGCTTTGGCGGTGAACGATCTTGAGAAAGCACTTACTCCTGTAACAGATAGATTACCGTACGTCATTGTGGTCATGGTCGACCAAAACTTAGAGACAATGTTGGCCTCCACAGGGTATGATCAGATCAGCGGCGCCCAATCCTTTTTAGGATACCATACTACCGGTGTTATTGCTGTCGTCTTAGCAAATTATATTCGTAATCTTGGTTATAATGCCAGGGCCCACCATGCAAGAAACTATAAGGCTGTTATGACACCATGTCTTATTTCTGCGGGACTGGGTGAATTGTCCAGAACAGGAGACTGTTCCATCCATCCACGCTTAGGATTCCGCCACAAAGTAGCTGCTGTTACAACGGATTTGCCGTTGGCCCCGGATCAACCAATTGATTTTGGTCTTCAGGATTTTTGCAGGGTATGCAAAAAATGTGCGGATAATTGTCCTTCAGGCGCCATCACCCAGGATACGGAACCCATTGAGTATAACGGCTATCTGCGCTGGAACAGTAACATGGAAATATGTACGAAATTCCGCACGACCAATAAAGAAGGCTCTTCCTGCGGCCGGTGCATGAAGGTATGCCCGTGGAATACAAAAGAGGAGTCTTGGTTCCATGCTGCCGGAGTATGGATCGGCAGCCATGGGCAAGCCTCATCCAAACTGCTTAAAGGCATGGATGATATGTTCGGCTATGGTACTGAACAGATTGATAAGTACAAGTGGTGGCTGGAGTGGCCGGAATTGTGGGCGACACCTGAAAAGATGCCAGGCCTTGTAAAATACTAA
- a CDS encoding dehalogenase produces the protein MGVFLVFVAGIAFLAGILALKPFMKRENKIMTVLNWSLYVIWYLITCTGISFVFLNSRVGHVKATSTGIFLFFGLSVIFAVILARLLGLLGKNGLSLMKQMKEAK, from the coding sequence TTGGGCGTATTCTTAGTTTTTGTTGCCGGAATTGCTTTCTTAGCCGGTATTTTAGCGCTAAAACCATTTATGAAACGCGAAAATAAAATAATGACGGTCCTCAACTGGTCTCTTTATGTCATTTGGTACTTGATTACATGTACAGGCATCTCATTTGTTTTTCTGAATAGCCGTGTTGGTCACGTCAAAGCTACAAGTACGGGAATATTCTTATTCTTTGGTCTGTCGGTTATCTTTGCGGTTATTTTGGCGAGGCTCCTGGGTCTCCTCGGGAAAAATGGATTAAGCCTAATGAAACAAATGAAGGAGGCAAAATAG
- a CDS encoding Crp/Fnr family transcriptional regulator, which yields MEENEKCGGAIPDTFFEVERLQEFINLGTVKTYAKGSAVMWPGDKCSSLIYVVSGRLRVNKLLDDGRERLVYFTGEHGLVGKLYETCNDSYAIALEDSKVCFFSKEQLKKIFSMNDEVPFDIIRNYLSKTSYYMKQAAEIDYFNPAVRIVRLFHELYIANGIKIGDHYEINIQLSLENISEITGTHYVTASKVIGWLRKNKVMEKKRKKIIIYDTEKLKMMTQGTHVF from the coding sequence ATGGAAGAAAACGAAAAATGTGGAGGCGCTATTCCGGATACATTTTTTGAAGTTGAAAGGTTGCAGGAATTTATTAATTTAGGGACTGTGAAGACTTATGCTAAAGGCAGTGCTGTCATGTGGCCGGGAGACAAATGTTCTTCCCTAATTTATGTGGTCTCCGGAAGGCTGAGAGTAAATAAGCTGCTCGATGACGGCAGGGAAAGACTGGTTTACTTTACCGGAGAACATGGCTTGGTGGGCAAGTTATACGAGACTTGCAATGATAGTTATGCCATTGCACTTGAAGACAGTAAGGTTTGTTTTTTCTCGAAAGAACAGCTTAAAAAAATTTTCAGCATGAATGACGAAGTCCCCTTTGACATCATAAGAAACTACCTATCAAAAACTTCTTATTATATGAAGCAAGCTGCAGAGATTGACTATTTCAATCCGGCAGTCAGAATCGTCAGGTTGTTTCACGAACTCTATATTGCCAATGGCATAAAAATCGGTGATCATTATGAAATTAACATTCAATTGTCTTTGGAAAATATTTCCGAGATAACGGGGACGCATTATGTTACCGCTTCCAAAGTAATAGGCTGGTTAAGAAAAAATAAAGTGATGGAAAAAAAGAGAAAAAAGATTATCATTTATGATACAGAAAAACTGAAAATGATGACTCAGGGGACACATGTTTTTTGA